A single Zootoca vivipara chromosome 1, rZooViv1.1, whole genome shotgun sequence DNA region contains:
- the LOC118089945 gene encoding olfactory receptor 5G9-like yields MANVNHTMVHEFIFLGFAGSPELQILLFIFFLTVYLITLVGNLGMILLIRTDSRLHTPMYFFLSNLSFVDLCYSSVVTPKMLVDFVAESKMISLPGCAAQMWFFSFFLGVEGYLLTSMAYDRYVAISNPLLYKLIMSRKVCVQLLAGPYCVGLLNGITHTTLTFQLTFCHFKINHFFCDIPAVISLSCSDTQINKLVLFAMSCTLGTLSCSLIIISYIYILAAILRMRSAEGWRKTFSTCFSHLTTVSIFFGTLFFIYVVQPSNSFSEDQDKMVSMFYTVVIPMLNPLIYSVKNKEVKDAVKRVIGRKGFLLK; encoded by the coding sequence ATGGCCAATGTAAACCACACCATGGTGCATGAATTTATCTTTCTGGGCTTTGCTGGATCTCCAGAGCTGCAAATCCTACTCTTCATATTCTTCCTAACCGTCTACCTCATCACCCTCGTGGGAAATCTTGGGATGATCCTCTTAATCAGGACTGACTCCCGGCTTCAcacccccatgtacttctttctCAGCAACTTGTCCTTTGTGGACCTCTGCTATTCTTCAGTTGTCACTCCTAAGATGTTGGTGGATTTTGTTGCGGAAAGCAAAATGATTTCCTTGCCCGGGTGTGCAGCACAGATGTGGTTCTTCAGCTTCTTTTTGGGTGTCGAAGGTTACCTCTTGACTTCAATGGCCTATGATCGGTATGTGGCCATTTCTAACCCACTGTTGTATAAGCTCATCATGTCCAGGAAAGTTTGTGTCCAACTGCTGGCTGGCCCCTATTGTGTGGGGCTGCTAAATGGCATCACACACACAACCTTAACTTTCCAGTTAACCTTCTGTCACTTCAAGATCAATCACTTCTTCTGTGACATCCCTGCAGTGATTTCGCTCTCCTGCTCAGACACACAAATCAACAAGTTAGTGCTCTTTGCCATGTCCTGCACACTGGGCACTCTCAGCTGTTCTCTTATCATCATCTCCTACATCTACATCCTCGCTGCCATCCTGAGGATGCGCTCTGCAGAGGGCTGGCGTAAGACTTTCTCTACCTGTTTCTCCCACCTCACCACCGTTTCCATCTTTTTCGGGACCCTCTTCTTTATCTACGTGGTACAGCCCAGCAACAGCTTCTCAGAAGATCAGGACAAGATGGTCTCCATGTTCTACACAGTTGTGATTCCAATGTTAAATCCCTTGATCTACAGTGTAAAGAACAAAGAAGTGAAAGATGCTGTAAAGAGAGTAATCGGGAGAAAGGGGTTCCTATTGAAATAG